Proteins encoded within one genomic window of Phototrophicus methaneseepsis:
- a CDS encoding AAA family ATPase: MTEYPQQTRQQTRRSNDAPNIRFVQDSAERIAQSVGQVIIGKRNEVRLAILGLLCRGHILLEDIPGVGKTMMARSLAKAIGCSFSRIQFTPDMLPSDVTGVSIFNQQSREFEFRAGPIMAQIVLADEINRATPKTQAALLEAMEERQVTVDGITYQMKNPFMILATQNPIEYEGTFPLPEAQLDRFLLRIQMGYPSPMEELTILSAQQYQHPINNLQQVISVEDLVRAQEAIMQVYVADEIKQYIITLVNATRQHPDVYLGSSPRGSLALFRTSQARAAMAGRDYVIPDDVKALAETTLAHRTIVGPSARIKDISSRTIIQDILNSTPVPGASSR; this comes from the coding sequence ATGACCGAATATCCACAGCAAACACGCCAGCAAACACGTCGCTCCAACGATGCCCCGAACATCCGCTTTGTGCAAGATTCTGCCGAACGCATCGCACAAAGTGTCGGGCAAGTCATTATCGGCAAACGTAATGAAGTCCGCCTAGCCATCCTCGGCTTGTTATGTCGTGGGCACATCTTGCTAGAAGATATTCCAGGCGTTGGCAAAACAATGATGGCGCGTTCCCTGGCAAAAGCAATTGGATGCAGCTTCAGTCGTATCCAGTTCACGCCCGATATGCTGCCTTCAGACGTCACAGGTGTCTCGATCTTCAATCAGCAAAGCCGGGAATTTGAATTCCGGGCTGGGCCGATCATGGCGCAAATCGTACTGGCGGATGAAATCAACCGCGCGACGCCAAAAACACAGGCTGCCCTACTAGAGGCGATGGAAGAACGCCAGGTTACAGTCGATGGCATCACATACCAGATGAAGAACCCGTTCATGATCCTGGCGACACAGAACCCTATTGAGTATGAAGGTACCTTCCCCCTACCAGAAGCTCAGCTCGACCGTTTCTTGCTGCGCATCCAGATGGGCTACCCTTCCCCCATGGAAGAACTAACCATTCTCAGTGCACAGCAGTACCAACATCCAATCAACAACTTGCAACAGGTCATTAGCGTCGAGGACTTGGTTAGAGCGCAGGAAGCGATCATGCAAGTCTACGTTGCGGATGAAATCAAACAATACATCATTACGCTAGTCAACGCGACGCGCCAGCACCCGGATGTTTACTTAGGCAGCAGCCCGCGCGGGTCGCTCGCACTCTTTCGTACTTCCCAGGCACGTGCAGCGATGGCTGGCCGCGATTACGTCATCCCCGATGACGTCAAAGCCCTGGCAGAAACGACGCTGGCTCATCGCACCATCGTTGGTCCGAGTGCACGTATCAAGGATATTTCCTCCCGTACAATTATTCAGGATATTCTCAACAGCACACCCGTACCTGGCGCATCATCTCGATAA
- a CDS encoding TIGR01906 family membrane protein yields the protein MRNRSIQWFIQWVIALSVPLLLVIGSVRVVMTPLFLQLEYTRDDFQPDFYGFTTEDRLAYGPYGVEYILNGEDISYLGELTLPGEKCWPAQSSPCSMFNDFELQHMVDVKNVAQAAFAVALVDLVLIVIICVLFWRDYQKNILLGIQSGSLITIGAIIAIVVAALVAWDEFFNLFHALFFTEGTWQFLYSDTLIRLYPEQFWFEAALVIGGITSLGAVILFLFSRYKLHQRLDSA from the coding sequence ATGCGAAACAGATCAATTCAATGGTTTATTCAGTGGGTAATCGCCTTATCTGTCCCACTTCTGCTTGTGATTGGGAGTGTCAGGGTTGTGATGACGCCCTTATTCCTACAATTGGAATATACACGTGACGACTTCCAACCCGATTTTTATGGCTTCACAACAGAAGATCGCTTGGCATATGGTCCCTATGGCGTTGAATATATCCTCAACGGCGAAGACATCTCCTACTTAGGCGAACTCACGCTACCTGGTGAGAAGTGCTGGCCTGCTCAATCATCACCCTGCTCCATGTTCAATGACTTCGAGTTACAACATATGGTCGATGTAAAGAACGTGGCACAGGCCGCATTTGCAGTTGCCCTTGTTGATTTAGTCCTCATCGTCATCATATGTGTCTTATTCTGGCGAGACTATCAAAAGAACATCCTCCTAGGTATACAGAGTGGCAGCCTGATTACAATCGGTGCGATTATCGCTATTGTAGTTGCTGCGCTCGTCGCCTGGGATGAATTCTTCAACCTGTTCCATGCGCTGTTCTTCACGGAAGGCACCTGGCAATTTTTGTACTCCGATACGCTCATCCGCCTATATCCAGAACAGTTCTGGTTTGAGGCAGCTCTCGTCATTGGGGGAATAACATCACTCGGAGCGGTGATATTATTCCTGTTTAGCCGCTATAAATTGCATCAACGGTTAGATTCAGCCTGA
- a CDS encoding spermidine synthase: MEAAENQKNRYLYLVVFVSGMTTMAIEMSASRLLGRAFGTSNLVWANIIGLVLLYLTLGYFLGGRLADRSPRQKTLFKVLLWAAFLCATIPLIAHPILQFAARAFSNFEAALTVGSFVAVIILFAIPVTLMGMTSPFAIRLATTNIQTSGRVAGQIYALSTVGSLLGTFLPTLVLIDAFGTNMTFLIFAAALYTVAWVGMWRATTLRQAALYLWMPILIAVLSVFLLTGPLRPPNEGEQILYETESGYNYIQVTEDDQGYRYLYLNEGQGIHSQWHPSQITYRRTWDFFLSAPYFNADFQPEDMQSLLVIGLATGTIARQHIAIYGNLPIDGVEIDPKIIEAGERYFDMNQEDMPSLTTYAQDGRYVLNQLEGPYTVIGVDAYRPPYIPWHLTTMEFFQEIDRKLADNGVLVINVGRTSTDRRLVEALTHTLSYVFPTIHTMDVPGSFNTIVVATKQATFSTNLIANLSTLSPEQHPLLYDTLALASESLVPTVQNDMVFTDDHAPVETLVDSIVVNFLLSGGVEELR; encoded by the coding sequence ATGGAAGCGGCAGAAAATCAAAAAAATAGGTATCTCTATCTCGTTGTCTTCGTCAGTGGTATGACGACCATGGCTATAGAGATGTCTGCTTCTCGCCTGCTGGGGCGTGCATTTGGCACCAGTAACCTTGTTTGGGCCAATATCATCGGGCTGGTTCTGCTCTATCTAACGCTGGGGTACTTCCTGGGAGGGCGGCTTGCAGATCGCTCCCCCAGGCAAAAGACACTCTTTAAAGTCTTACTATGGGCGGCGTTCCTATGTGCCACAATCCCACTGATTGCCCATCCTATTTTGCAATTTGCAGCGCGTGCCTTCTCAAATTTTGAAGCCGCACTCACAGTGGGTTCGTTCGTCGCTGTCATTATCCTCTTTGCCATACCTGTCACGCTCATGGGGATGACCTCCCCATTTGCAATCCGCCTAGCGACGACAAACATACAAACCAGTGGTAGAGTCGCCGGGCAAATCTACGCATTAAGCACGGTGGGCAGCTTGCTGGGCACCTTCCTACCAACGCTCGTGCTCATTGACGCTTTTGGCACCAACATGACCTTCTTGATATTCGCTGCAGCACTGTACACCGTTGCATGGGTCGGCATGTGGCGTGCAACGACGCTACGCCAGGCAGCGCTGTATCTCTGGATGCCTATTCTAATCGCCGTTCTTTCCGTCTTCTTGCTGACGGGACCCTTACGCCCGCCTAATGAGGGTGAGCAGATCCTCTACGAGACAGAGAGCGGCTATAACTACATTCAGGTGACGGAAGACGATCAGGGTTATCGCTATCTCTACCTCAATGAGGGCCAGGGGATCCATAGCCAATGGCATCCCTCGCAAATCACCTACCGCCGCACTTGGGATTTTTTTCTGTCAGCCCCTTACTTTAATGCCGATTTCCAACCAGAAGATATGCAATCGCTGCTGGTTATCGGCTTAGCAACAGGCACCATCGCAAGGCAGCATATCGCTATCTATGGGAATTTACCGATTGATGGCGTCGAGATTGACCCGAAAATCATCGAAGCTGGCGAACGTTACTTCGATATGAATCAGGAGGACATGCCAAGCCTGACGACATATGCCCAAGATGGACGCTACGTCCTGAACCAGCTAGAAGGTCCTTATACAGTCATCGGCGTTGACGCCTACCGACCGCCCTACATCCCCTGGCACCTCACCACAATGGAGTTCTTCCAGGAGATTGATCGTAAACTGGCGGATAACGGTGTTCTCGTCATCAACGTAGGCCGCACCAGCACGGATCGCAGACTTGTCGAAGCGCTGACCCATACGCTCAGTTATGTCTTCCCCACCATCCACACCATGGATGTCCCCGGCTCTTTTAATACGATCGTCGTCGCAACAAAGCAGGCCACATTCAGCACCAACCTCATTGCGAATCTCAGTACCCTTTCCCCAGAACAACATCCGTTACTCTATGACACGTTGGCGCTGGCTTCAGAGTCCCTTGTGCCAACAGTGCAAAATGATATGGTCTTCACAGATGATCACGCCCCTGTAGAGACGCTAGTTGATTCTATCGTCGTGAACTTCCTGCTCAGCGGTGGCGTTGAGGAATTACGTTAA
- a CDS encoding DUF58 domain-containing protein, producing the protein MPNRRNAIYLTAIITLIAGLFTGQAIFFTMVYVLAGIMLLSAVWAWFAVRGIRIARHTRTRRSQVGRPFSEGFTIRNTGVLPKLWLEVRDFSTMPGYHASQVVPAIWPRNAYQWQTETICTRRGEFYLGPLTITSGDPFGLFSLPRHIDARERIVVYPAIVPVTNVELPIGLLTGGEAQHFLTHNVTTNAAGVREYVPGDTINRIHWKTTARRNKLMVKEFELDPMVDIWLFADFSTQSLVEDIRMRYMSETFYTQTSSQTIPPTTEEYSVVVAASLARYFVQLERALGFSAYLPHREIYQPERGHRQLTRILEALAVAHNKSERTLQEMLALEAHSFARGTTLVLVTSSLDPSWLQEAQILARRGIRLLCIFIDPSSFDPSLDSSEIRGTMQLAKIPYIRIQKDDDITQALAQRPTI; encoded by the coding sequence ATGCCCAATCGACGTAACGCCATATACCTGACGGCAATTATCACACTGATCGCAGGCCTGTTCACCGGACAGGCGATCTTCTTCACTATGGTTTATGTTCTTGCCGGGATCATGCTCCTTTCAGCAGTATGGGCATGGTTTGCTGTGCGTGGGATACGTATTGCACGCCATACACGCACCCGCCGTTCCCAGGTAGGACGCCCCTTCTCTGAGGGATTCACGATACGTAATACGGGCGTGCTGCCGAAGCTCTGGCTAGAAGTACGCGATTTCTCCACGATGCCTGGCTATCATGCCAGCCAGGTCGTCCCGGCCATATGGCCGCGAAACGCTTATCAGTGGCAAACTGAGACAATCTGTACAAGACGTGGGGAGTTCTACCTCGGCCCCCTAACCATTACGAGTGGCGATCCATTTGGCCTGTTTTCGCTGCCTCGCCATATCGACGCCAGAGAACGTATCGTCGTTTATCCGGCCATTGTCCCGGTCACAAATGTGGAGCTGCCTATTGGTTTGCTGACAGGTGGCGAAGCCCAACATTTCTTAACGCACAACGTCACCACAAATGCGGCAGGCGTCCGAGAATATGTACCAGGGGATACAATCAACCGGATTCACTGGAAGACAACAGCACGTCGCAACAAACTCATGGTGAAAGAATTCGAGCTAGACCCAATGGTCGACATCTGGCTCTTTGCCGATTTCTCGACACAGTCGCTGGTTGAAGATATACGTATGCGCTATATGAGCGAAACTTTCTATACACAAACAAGCTCACAGACAATCCCCCCAACGACAGAAGAGTATAGCGTCGTCGTTGCGGCGTCACTCGCACGCTACTTTGTGCAACTGGAACGGGCACTCGGCTTTTCAGCTTATCTACCCCACCGAGAAATTTATCAACCGGAGAGAGGGCACCGCCAGCTCACTCGCATTCTAGAAGCCCTGGCCGTTGCACATAATAAGTCTGAGCGCACATTGCAAGAGATGCTCGCTCTAGAAGCACACAGCTTTGCCCGTGGCACAACACTGGTCTTGGTGACATCATCGCTAGACCCAAGCTGGCTGCAAGAAGCGCAAATCCTGGCACGCCGTGGGATTCGTTTGTTATGCATCTTCATTGATCCGTCGAGCTTCGACCCGTCACTGGATTCTTCGGAAATCAGGGGGACGATGCAACTTGCCAAAATACCTTACATCCGCATCCAGAAAGATGATGACATCACGCAGGCACTCGCTCAGCGACCTACAATTTAA
- the gap gene encoding type I glyceraldehyde-3-phosphate dehydrogenase, with protein MAIKVGINGFGRIGRQVLKVMRAKYKDEIDVVAFNDLGNLDTMAHLFRFDSVHGRYNGTVEVSDGNLVVDGDVIKALSERDPANLPWGDLGVDVVIESTGIFRDRDGASKHLTAGAKKVIISAPAKGEDLTIVLGVNEDKYDPSAHNIVSNASCTTNCLAPAAKVVNDLYGIEQAYMTTIHSYTNDQQILDLPHSDLRRARAAAINIIPTSTGAAKAVALVIPELKGKFDGMAVRVPTPTGSLVDFVAVVNKPADKDEMIAAFQEAAAGRMKGILDVSFDPLVSSDIIGNPFSSIIDAESCSVSGNLVKVITWYDNEWGYSTRTADLTKFIGEKL; from the coding sequence ATGGCAATCAAAGTTGGTATTAACGGGTTCGGTCGTATTGGTCGTCAAGTACTGAAGGTCATGCGCGCCAAATACAAAGACGAAATTGATGTCGTCGCCTTCAACGACCTTGGCAACCTGGATACCATGGCCCACCTGTTCCGTTTTGACTCCGTGCACGGTCGCTACAATGGCACCGTAGAAGTTTCTGATGGCAACCTCGTCGTCGATGGCGACGTTATCAAAGCCCTTTCGGAACGCGACCCAGCCAATTTGCCCTGGGGTGACCTGGGCGTTGATGTCGTGATTGAAAGCACGGGCATCTTCCGCGACCGCGATGGTGCATCAAAGCACCTGACTGCTGGTGCGAAGAAGGTCATTATCTCTGCCCCGGCTAAGGGTGAAGATCTGACGATTGTATTGGGCGTTAACGAAGACAAGTATGACCCCAGTGCTCATAACATCGTTTCCAACGCTTCCTGCACCACCAACTGCCTTGCTCCGGCAGCAAAGGTTGTCAATGACCTGTACGGTATCGAACAGGCTTATATGACCACCATTCACAGCTACACCAACGATCAGCAGATCCTGGACCTGCCCCACTCAGACCTGCGCCGTGCTCGCGCCGCAGCAATCAACATCATCCCGACTTCGACCGGTGCTGCTAAAGCTGTCGCGCTCGTCATCCCGGAACTGAAGGGTAAGTTTGATGGTATGGCTGTCCGTGTGCCAACCCCGACGGGTTCCCTGGTGGACTTCGTCGCTGTTGTCAACAAGCCTGCTGACAAGGATGAAATGATCGCAGCCTTCCAGGAAGCCGCTGCTGGCCGTATGAAGGGCATCCTCGATGTCTCATTCGATCCGCTGGTATCCAGCGACATCATCGGCAATCCCTTCTCCAGCATCATTGATGCAGAGTCCTGCTCCGTGAGCGGCAACCTGGTGAAGGTTATCACCTGGTACGATAACGAGTGGGGTTACTCCACCCGTACAGCCGATCTCACCAAATTCATCGGTGAAAAGCTGTAG
- a CDS encoding roadblock/LC7 domain-containing protein, which translates to MAKSRTDLMVERLRDLQSTTPEIEASAVVSVDGLIMASALPTGVEEDRVGAMSAAVLSLGERISSELGRGMLDQVYIKGIDGYVIVMSVGDEAVLTTLVRQNAKLGLIFLDMRRSADDLKNLV; encoded by the coding sequence ATGGCAAAATCTCGGACCGACTTAATGGTCGAGCGCTTACGTGATTTGCAGAGTACCACACCGGAGATTGAAGCATCGGCAGTTGTGAGTGTGGATGGCCTGATTATGGCATCTGCTCTGCCGACGGGTGTCGAAGAAGACCGCGTTGGCGCGATGTCTGCGGCTGTCTTATCCCTGGGTGAGCGTATTTCTAGTGAACTGGGACGTGGTATGCTCGATCAAGTCTATATTAAAGGGATTGATGGCTATGTAATTGTCATGTCCGTGGGGGATGAAGCTGTGCTGACAACCTTAGTGCGCCAAAATGCTAAATTGGGCTTGATCTTCCTCGATATGCGTCGATCTGCGGATGATCTCAAAAATCTTGTGTAA
- a CDS encoding gluconeogenesis factor YvcK family protein, which yields MTPKYWTILFLLGVVVLSLCLGVIIGQVEASSLQDNLLIFAVATILSGGLIIISFRQLVKSLADSSSSYTASQSSILQDVAKRGRDISVVAIGGGTGLPATLRGLKSYTDNITAIVTVADDGGSSGRLRREMGILPPGDLRNNIAALADDESLMTRLFQYRFSVGELEGHSFGNLLIAALADLTVDENAEVQNSLTVALLETQRILNIKGRVLPATLTDVYLTAQIRLANSDRLIKVKGESQIEEVDGQVESIQLNPEDVPAHPPSVQAILDAELIVIGPGSLYTSILPNLMVPEIVAALRATDAYKIYVCNVATQPVETTNYTMADHVMAMEKHIGRGVFQAVLANNVYPSRNAGITRYVLPAPAHHEIHQRYEVRYTDLTDEERPWRHDSTKLAHAIMDLFKPQQAKGILIPTALSS from the coding sequence ATGACACCTAAGTATTGGACGATCTTATTCCTACTTGGGGTGGTTGTGCTGTCTCTATGTCTCGGTGTGATCATCGGCCAGGTAGAGGCATCCAGCCTTCAGGATAATTTGTTGATATTTGCCGTCGCGACAATCTTATCTGGCGGACTAATCATCATATCGTTCAGGCAGTTGGTCAAAAGCCTTGCGGATAGTTCATCAAGCTATACGGCAAGCCAGAGCAGCATCTTACAGGATGTGGCAAAACGTGGACGTGATATCTCCGTCGTCGCTATTGGCGGGGGAACGGGACTCCCGGCAACGCTGCGCGGCCTTAAATCCTACACGGACAATATCACAGCCATTGTCACAGTCGCTGATGATGGTGGCAGCAGTGGACGTTTACGGCGAGAGATGGGCATTTTGCCCCCGGGCGATTTGCGAAACAACATCGCAGCCCTGGCCGATGATGAAAGCTTGATGACACGCCTGTTTCAGTATCGATTTTCCGTTGGGGAGCTAGAAGGTCATTCCTTTGGCAATTTACTTATTGCAGCCTTGGCCGATTTGACCGTCGATGAGAACGCTGAGGTACAAAATAGCCTGACAGTCGCCTTGCTGGAAACACAACGTATCCTGAACATCAAGGGTCGTGTCCTACCAGCAACGCTGACCGATGTCTATCTGACAGCGCAAATCAGGTTAGCAAACTCAGATCGTCTCATCAAAGTCAAAGGCGAATCCCAAATTGAGGAAGTCGATGGGCAGGTTGAATCCATTCAGCTGAATCCTGAAGATGTTCCGGCACATCCACCGAGTGTGCAAGCTATCCTTGATGCGGAGCTTATCGTCATTGGTCCGGGCAGCTTATATACAAGCATTCTACCTAACCTGATGGTCCCTGAAATTGTTGCAGCATTGCGCGCGACAGATGCCTATAAAATCTACGTCTGCAACGTCGCAACACAACCTGTAGAAACAACCAACTACACCATGGCAGACCACGTCATGGCGATGGAAAAACACATCGGACGCGGCGTCTTCCAGGCAGTGCTGGCAAATAATGTATACCCAAGCCGCAATGCAGGTATCACACGTTACGTCCTGCCTGCCCCGGCACATCACGAGATACATCAGCGGTATGAGGTAAGATACACGGACTTAACGGATGAAGAACGCCCCTGGCGACATGATTCCACAAAACTAGCGCATGCAATTATGGATTTGTTTAAGCCACAGCAGGCAAAAGGTATACTTATTCCAACTGCACTTTCTTCCTAG